Proteins encoded by one window of Conger conger chromosome 1, fConCon1.1, whole genome shotgun sequence:
- the LOC133105896 gene encoding uncharacterized protein LOC133105896: MLVLVLALCVCDVAMEKGFARGESTTGPHLQAGALLHKEAHLYTGAHLCTGAFLLSGAHLCTGAFLHKEAHLYTGPTSTLGPISAPGPVIRIISIQLRRAASSCSRRSISMGDFQRASGALGAPARSQPPSAPSTAPASRLVTPSSSMEFEAARRRLLEVEERQRVIRRMESRLEELRQVFVQSERQAAEHGELVGRITASAQQGELLAAENGQRLKKGLRFKKHRPTIVFSSMLGLRTCLPWPVKMK, translated from the exons ATgttggttctggttctggctttgtgcgtgtgtgatgttGCCATGGAGAAGGGTTTTGCTAGAGGGGAGAGCACAACCG GGCCCCACCTCCAAGCTGGGGCCTTACTCCACAAGGAGGCCCACCTCTACACTGGGGCCCATCTCTGCACTGGGGCCTTCCTCCTCAGTGGGGCCCATCTCTGCACTGGGGCCTTCCTCCACAAGGAGGCCCACCTCTACACTGGGCCCACCTCCACACTGGGGCCCATCTCTGCACCGGGGCCTGTCATTCGCATCATTAGCATACA ACTGAGACGGGCCGCCTCGTCCTGCTCCCGCCGCTCCATCTCCATGGGGGACTTCCAGAGGGCGTCCGGGGCGCTGGGGGCCCCGGCCCGGTCCCAGCCCCCCTCGGCCCCCTCCACGGCGCCCGCCTCGCGGCTGGTCACGCCCAGCTCCAGCATGGAGTTCGAGGCGGCGCGGCGGCGCCTCCTGGAGGTGGAGGAGCGCCAGCGGGTCATCCGGCGCATGGAGAGCCGCCTGGAGGAGCTGCGCCAGGTATTCGTCCAATCGGAGCGGCAGGCCGCAGAGCACGGCGAGCTGGTGGGGCGCATCACGGCCTCcgcccagcagggggagctgctCGCCGCCGAGAACGGCCAGCGGCTGAAGAAGGGCCTGCGCTTTAAGAAGCACCGCCCCACCATCGTCTTCTCCTCCATGCTGGGGCTCCGCACCTGCCTGCCCTGGCCTGTCAAGATgaagtga